From the Papaver somniferum cultivar HN1 chromosome 2, ASM357369v1, whole genome shotgun sequence genome, the window ACAAAGGTGTCGTGTGGATGGTGCAACTATGATGGAACTTCGACGTAGGTGTCGTGCGGAATATCGTCGCATCTACGAAAAAAGATTTCCAATTTGAACATTGTTTCGAGATTTTAAAATATTTTCCCGAATATTGTCCaatatttatttttccttgattttccttgccttgaatttttctttgccttttcttagttgCGGTTTTGACTTGGTTGATATAACTTGGAGACTTCTTTGTTTCTTActtatttctttataactataacatatcttcttaacgataccttcaagcactactcctgaaaaatcaagttgtgttgccgaATCAAATTGGGTTTGAAATTGTGTCATTTgggaaatttcaaaaaaataaattagtttgagaaagagagaaatagagaaatttaGATGAAAAAAGACAGAATTAGAGAAAAATTTTGTGTAAAAATTTTGGGGTAAACTTCTGAGTttgaaaattacctatttatagcGATAAAGAACTAGGCGTTGGCGCTAAAGTTAACATCGAGCGATATTATAAATATCGTTGGCGTTATTGAAAATATCGACCGCTAGAAACTCTGTCGCTTAGTGGTTTTTCCATAGTGACGCAACTCGTtttccatgccacctggtatgcaaacaaCATTTTTTTGCCATGCCGATAGGAATAGGCCTCAGGGACGCTACTGGGGATGGCTTATGGGTGCTCCATCCACACCCAAATCTCAAAAACTCATCCAAAAACCATTTTTTCATGTGTaattttttgggaaaaaaaaaagCCCCCTAGAAATTTAATGTTTATCCCATAGCGTTATTTTAGCCCATCCAGGCTTAGAATCCTGCTTCAGTCGATGTATACCGTGgaaactccatataagaatacCCTACAAAGATTAAAACTCTCTATATATACAATTTTCTAATCCCAACTTCCCTTGTTCTTTGCAAAATTTATCTCAATATCAAAATAACCTCTCTAAGAGGTTTTACTCTACATGGGAATGAAAGTCTAATCTCAATTTTGGATACCGCATAATCGGTTTTGGTTGGTTTGGGTTGGTTTTTGGCGGTCTGCCAAACCGTGATGTTGACTTCAACCAAAATCACGATCTAAACTTTGCTATCCTTAAAACTTCGCTTTCTCTTCAATTAAGAAATTTTGTCTTAAAATATATCTAAATAATCAGCACCAAATCTTGGTGACAGAGACATGAGAATGCGAAAGGACATTAGACTTTTTTAGATTAACTTTCTATCTTACCCTCTCTTACACAAAAATATGCAGACAAACAATTTTGGAAGttttttattttgatgaagcaaaccccaaaacccaaacccaaatccaTCTCTAAACCAATATTCTTAATTCTTAGCAATCCAAAAACAGAAGACATCGATCTAACTAATTACTTTTCCTTCCACCCACAGTTTTCTTCTCTGTTCAACTTCTTCAtagattcttcatcttcttaaacCATAATCATAACTCTTTGATAACTTTTTTCTAATCAAAAGTTGATAATcatgttggaagaagaaagacTAACAAGAGCAATTGAACAAGGAATGAAACTATCAAAAAGAATATATTATGGTAAAGGAGAAAACAATCCTAGCCAGAATTACTCTGTTGTTTCACCTCCACAACAACAACCTATAATGGACAAGAAATTATcagcaccatcatcatcatcgtttagtaattcttattcttcttatctaTTACCAACATCTCCAATGGTTTATGCAGTAATATCTGATCCATCGATAGTAGATAATCCTGATATACCAAGTTTTCAACCACATATACATGGAAAATGCGTTCCTACAGCTTTGATCCCTCTGCATATGAAACAAATTTCAATGGAAATTGAGTGTTTTCTAGATACTGCTTTTGTTACTGTCATTGGGGTATGGAGAGTTCATTGTGTTAAGCGGAACCGGAGCTGTTTTTGTCGCTTGATCGTGCCCATGGCAGAACAGGTGAGATTTTTGTGCATGGACTGTCATACTCTCTATTTCAGTTGACTATGTATTCTAGAAATTGGAATTTGCATATTCCTTGTTCTTAAGaaagaaattttcggaattggCTAACAGGGTTCAGTTCTAGGTGTTAAGGTTGATGTTAATGGAAGAGAATATACAACTCAGCTAATCCCCGTTGATGAAAATATGGATACTGGGAAACTAGTGAAATCCCACCGGGGAGGCTTCTTAACCCCTGAAATGTTTGCCATAACAATTCCACAGGTAGTTTTCTGGTGAATTCATTGACATTACAGTTGTTGTCTAATGCACGTAATAGCGTAAATATTTTCTTGCTGATCATATCTCCATGTATATTTTTGGCCTACATTTTCCTAAGGTTGAAGGAGGTTCAAATATTTCAGTTAAAATCAATTGGTCGCAGAAATTGTCATTTACTAGTGGGCAGTTCTCCCTCACTATACCATTCAAGTTTCCCGAATTCGTTACTCCTCCTGTAAAGGGAAATTCCAAAATTGAAAAGATAACGTTGAATGTAGAGTCTGGTGCTGAAGCTGAAGTTCTAGGCTTGAAAGTTAGCCATCCTTTGAAGGTCAGTGCCCATCAAAGTTATTCAAACTCATTTGCACGTGTATTGCTATATATTATTCAAGCGAACGATTCCTTGGTTTTCAGATTGTAAGAAAGCAAGTGGGGAGGTTAGAGTGTTCATATGAAGCAGATGTGTCGACATGGTCACAGAATAAATTCAGGTTTTCATACGCGATAAGTTGCACAGCAGTTAGTCGCTTTACACAATCCTTTCCTTGACCTACATTAATGTGCATGAAGTTATTTGTTATACCATTATACATCGAAGATAAACTTAGTTGCGTGGTAATGTTTTTAGGTTTCCACAAGTGACATATTGGGTGGGTTGCTGTTATATTCTCCATCTAAGCAAGACTTGGATAAAAGGGAGATGTTCTGCTTTTACCTTTATCCCGGCCATAACCAGAGCAAAAAGGTGCAAAATATTAGCGATGATGGGTTTAAATCTTGCGAACATGGTAATCCAATATGTGCACTCTTACACCATTGATAAATTATTGTCAGGTATTTAGAAAGGAAGTTGTATTTCTCATTGATATTAGTGGAAGCATGCAAGGAAGGCCCCTCGAGAGCGTCAAGGACGCGCTGTTTGCAGCCCTAAGGAATCTCAATCAGGAGGACTCATTTAGTCTTATAGCACTCAGTGGAGAAACTTTCTTATTCTCGTCAACACTTCAATTGGCAACCACAGAAACAGTTGAAAAAGCAACTCTGTGGATCCAGACGAACTTCGTTGCAGCAGGCGGAACAAACATTCTACTACCCCTGAGTCAAGTAGAGTCTTCTGTGTTCTTCAGATTAGCTTTCGGTTCACTTTCATATCTAAGTTCAATTTTCTATATTAACGGTGGGTAATACTGCGTTTTTGTGTAGGCAATGGAGATGCTCTCTAATATATTTGATTCAGACTCGATTTCTCACATATTTCTCATTACTGATGGAAGTGTTGAAAATGAAAAACACATATGTGAACTTATACGAAATCAAGTGGCTGCTAAAGGATCGAGGTTTCCCCGTATTTCCACATTTGGTATAGGCAAGTACCTTCTTCCGTTTAGTTTAAATATTGCTTGTTTTTTCTTTGTATATTCTTCCAAATGGTATTTCGCTTTGGCAATATTAAATCATACGCCATATTTACGCCAGCAGTGAAGCTACTAGATTATGTTTGTATGTCAATCGTGTAATTTGGCTAACTTGTTATGGAAAATGGTAGGTATACACTGTAACCATTATTTCTTGCAAATGCTTGCACTAATCAGCAAAGGTCATTACGGTGCTGCATTACATCCAGGTTGTTCATAAACTGTATCAATGTGGTGGCATTCAAATTGTTTTACTGAcataagatcttcatctgaaacaaAAGTTTTTACTAAGCCTTTTTCATTTTATCCAGATCATATTGAAATTCAATTCCAAAGACTATTTACTACAGCTTCTTCTACAGTTCTTGCAAACATAGTCGTAGATGAATTGAATCATTTGGATGCAATTGAGGTTTGCTTATCCATCACTACAAAAGTTCCTTGAAATGGTCATATTAATCTGTGCACTTGAGCTTTTTTGCTTTGGCAGGTCTTGTTTCGTGTTCTTAGTGGTAGTCATTTTCCGCATTTGTCCGCTGTAGGTTTATCCCCGCTACATTCCGGATCTTTCCTCTGGAAACCCATTAATAGTATCCGGCAGATACAAAGGGGAATTTCCCGATTCTCTTAAAATTAGTGGTTTCTTATCAGATGTGAGTAACTTCACAATAAACCTGAAGCCACAAAGGGCAAAGGGAATAATCGCTCTTGAAAGAGTAAGGCGCTAACTTCTAGTTATGATGTTTTCGACATAATTCTCATAAATCTTTCCGTTTCTGGTTGAAGAACTAAACACCTAGGCGAATATGTTCTTGCTTTTCCTTAGGTGGTTGCCAAGAAACAGATTGACTTACTCACAGCTCAAGCGTGGCTTTCACAAAGTAAAGAACTCGAGGAGAAGGTTGTTTATTTTCGGTCCTTTCGAATTTACAAGCTTTTCCATATTCCGGACTTCTGAATGGACATTTTTGTAAATTGTTATAGTGGCTTTTGAATGCTTCAAAGTTAGATGGACTTACTCAAGTTACgtttttgttgaaggttgcaCAAATAAGTATACAAAGCAGCGTTCCATCTGAATACACTCGAATGATCTTATGTCAGACCGAAAGAGAAATCCAAGCATTCGAATCAGTTGGATTACAAGAGGTATGGATTTGCCTTATGGCACTACAGTTGCACTGGTCTGAACACATATACATCTAATTACGCTTTGGTGTTTCTTTATGACGAATTAGGTTCACAGAGTTAACCTGGAAAAGCTTGTAGACTCTAAAGGACGCAAGATAATTTTGCTGAGAAGTTTGGGTTATGGATTTGGTAGCATAAAAGCCACTGCAGAAAATGTTTTCCCAAGATTTGGAGATCCATTATTCCCTGATTCTGCATCAGACCCTATCACCAAGGCCGCTTCAACCTTTTGCGCCCAGTACTGTCATTGTTGTTGCTGTATGTGCTTAATTCGTACTTGTTCTCATGTAAATAATCAATGTGCCGTCGTTCTTTCTCAGTTTATTACCGCATTAACATGTTTTGGATGCCTCGAATGTTGCGTGGATTTGTGCTGCGACTTCTAATGGTAAAGGAAAAATATGTACTTCCATTTGTTCATGCAAACAGATTTAAGTGACAGTTATTAGAAAAGCCACAAAATCATTACGGAAGTTTGTAAATGTTTACCTCTCTTTCTCGATTTTGATGTTCTTatgtaaggaatgcaaattgtatCTTTGAAGGTTTTGTTGGCTGAAAAGTTGTTCATTTGCATCATCTCCAACAGTGGTAGTGCATTTGAGAAACTTGCCGCCACGATGGGGAATAATAAATTAGGCTTTAAAGGGGAAATTAGGTTTTTGAGAAACTTGTCCCAGGAGGCCACGACCTAAAACCTACGTCTTGCCGTTTGGCCCCAAAACATTATTTTACCCGGTGACGCGAACCAAAAGTTTAGCCTGATTCAAAACATGACGTGTCCCGAATTCTGCATTGAAGTTATGCGATATTTTCCGGTATTTGGTGTGACAATGCTAACATCCAGTGGCACGCCAGTTACATGAAGAAAACTTCCATCTGCGTGGTTGTcagttgtcactgttgaagaatgcACTAAGCTTTGCCTACCTAATCCTCGCCGCATCACCAAGAGAATTTCTCGTGAATGCATTAGTTAAATTTTAGGTGGAACATTCATTTATCTGCTGCTAAAATTTGGGTGACCAAATCCTATTAGTTGGAACATGCACACTGAATTAATTTCTTCCTATAAATTAAAACATTTTTCTGTAGCCAAGGAGAAGAGAAGCGAAACTAAAAACTTACTACTAGTTTATTGGGAGGCAAATGTTCTTTATTCTAGATGatcttattattttttgtatagaTTCTAGCTAGCTTCTTTATACATCACACTGTTCAATCATGGAGCTAGCTGTATAACTTTTCTGCATGCCTACAATGAAATTGCAAAATTTATTGTAAatcaaagaggaggaatacaTAACATTACCGCGAGTGTTCATATACATGGACTATGGATCAGTACGATCACTATACACGGATCTGATCCAAAGGCCATGTATGGTGAATACCCCTTGGTAATGTACTAGGACAGTTTTGGCCTCTTGACTTAACAGTTTGAGCTCTAAAACCACAGAGCAGTAGTACCCGAGTCATCTCCAATATCAAGAGGTTACTGTAGCATTTCTCTTCAGTCCATATTAACTGGTTTTTGCATCAATTTGCTATTCTTACATGTACGCTGCAGGTATAAGCAAGGAAATATGGAGCAAGACAATGCCAGAGGGTCTTAGAATGAAGAAGTACTTCAGTGAAGGACCTGACGGGACACTTATATTCCTCATAACTCAAATATGCAGGTAAAGATGCATGGGATGAAGAACCAGAAGCTTCTGGGAGTGATGTGAAGCAAATGATTCTGAACATTACAAGGTTATCCCCGGAAGAAAAcataatgaagaaaaaaagaaaaacagtcaTTCTAGTGCAACATATCAGCAGTCATCCATGTTAAACAGAAGAATAAAAAAGTTAATCATCCATGTTAAATAGAAGAACACGAACtttaatgaaaaaaaaagttCCATTGCCGGGATTTGAACCCGGGTCGCCTGGGTGAAAGCCAGGTATCCTAACCGGGCTGGACTACAATGGAATGTTGCTCAATTGAGAGAGCAATAGGGCCTCTTAAATTGTGTTAATATAATACAAAATGAGTCAGCACTGAAATTGTGTTAATATAATACAATTATAGGATTCGGCATATTAGCCTTCTTCACCACTTGGGAAAACTTACTGAGGATGCTTAAGACTttctgaaaagattgaggaattaTTTGGTCATCCACGACCCTCTTACTAGATTAGGCAGTTTTTTATTCCATCACATAGAACTCGCTATTCAAAAAAATGTTGGAACCCATTTTGTTGATAGATTTCCGACCagcttcttgtaaacactttttcttttcattattttaaattaaaatattattattttaaagaataATTCTTAGTTTCTATGTAAAAAAATTATAAGATTATAAATACATTCTTTGCagctaaaatatatttttcaccAAAAATAAATTTCTTGTTGCTTTCTTAACATTTGTTTTGAATAATAATCTTATTCGTAAAAATAAAAAACTCTTCATATAAATTCGAGTTTTGAAGCTAAAATGGAATCATTACTCCGGTCTTGATCGGCAGCACAATAGAACTGAAATCCTATGATATTATCCCAAGCTAATGTATTCAGAGTTTGGGATTGCTTTGTTCGCTTTAATTTCTTCAAAATAACAGCAAAAGAGGCACGATCGTCCAATTAAGGCGAGGAACATATCGTCAGTAAAAGGGATAGGACGAGAAGTGCATCCCTAAAAGGGCGAACCAGACGACCTAACTTAAATATACGTTATTGTAACTGGAATTAGCGTTGCTGTTGTTACCAGACTTGCCCTATAATGGGTCCTCATTAATGGATTTAGATTGCTCTCATTTCAATTACCAGTCTCCAAAAGACCAGTAGTGTTATTTCATATTACTACCTCCCCGTGTTAGGATTGGGTAAATTGTGAGCGCACTTCCTTCTTTGGATGTGGTAGTCGTTTCTCAGGATCCCTCTCTGGTATTCAACCCTTATTCTGCGTCACCCGTCACCACCATTGTTTTCACTGTCGAAAGTTGATAGACGAACATTTCAAATTCACAACCTCCAGTGAAACGTGCAAACAAATATATCGGGAATTTTATGTGAAAATGAATAAATCTTGAATGGCCACAATTTTAGCCTATACacaggggcggagccagcccaTTGCAAGGGTTGGCAGTTGCACCCCCTTGATTTTTGAAATCTATACTAGGTCTTCTGTGATTCaagccaaaaaaataaaaatgaaaaaaagtctGCACCCCTAAAATCTCAATGTTTGCATCCCCTTCCTAATGAAAACACCTTGCTTGTTTCTCTCAtcacagaaggaaaaaaaaagcaacaAACGTATTCGGCtcccaatttttttcttttcccagtTACATCACGAGATTTAGCGCTTAGGTGGTACGTTTGCTAGTGTTTTGATAATTAGAATTGCGTAGATTCATCATAAGGACCAGATACCTTCTCAATTTAATTTTGGAGTTTAAATTTAGGGTTCAAGCTAAATTTTGGTGATTTTAGAATAACTCTTTTTGCATGCAAAATTAAAAGATTGGGTTATTTACTATTTCTACAGAACTGTTGTTTAATCAAATTTATTCGGTTCGATAATTAAGATTGTATTCTGTTTAGATATGGCTAGGTTTGTAATCATGAGAAAGGGAACACCAAGATCGCCTTCATCTTCCATTACTACTTGTCGGCAACAAGTACCTTCAGTTTCCAGTATCCAACGACCATTTTGTTTGTAACATAAATGCAGAGGATAATAGAGTGTATATCTTAATTTATCTTCAACTGCTCCGCAAATCGTTATCAACTTGTCGGACGACTTGGATTAAGGTAACGTCTAGTATCCATAAGAATGATAAAGTAGTTGAGCCATGATCAGATGAATCACAATTAGCCACTTGGAAAATAACTTTGAAGTTGGTTGCAGTAAAGATTATTACAAGTCTTTGTTTAGGTATGGATAGGCTTGAATGTTATCTTTAATAGATAGTTATTGATCAACGGTATTTATCCTCACATAAAGTCTTCAACGTTTGTATTAGTAGATTATAGATCAAAATGAAGCATATTTTCCCATCCAAGACCTCTTTGTGGTGGAGGTTGCACCTTGTGTATTATGAAATTGTTGATATTTACCATTACTAGGTGACTGTAACATAATCTTGgttgtgaaataaaaaaaattcttataatttttattttgccGTGTATTTTTTCTTGCACCCCTCTCCCAAAATCCTGACTCCACCCCTACACATGAAAAATCACATTCTTAAAATCTGTGCCTAATTTAAAATCAAACCATGGTGAAGGACCCGAGATCCTCCACTATATATAGTATAACCCAAAATTTGCTTGGTTGACTAAATTATGCTTTACGGGCCAAAATCCGCACGCCGTGCTGGGTCAAGAGGATAACTGCGCCCGCCCTTAGTAAAACAAACCTTCACAAAGCTAAAAATCCTGATTCTAGTCTCCAATCCTCTTccgacagagagagagagagtgagagAGAGCAGAGCTACACTTGTTTCTCTTCTCGTCCTCATCCTTCAATTCGGCAGATCCACTGGTAAGTTCACCCCAATTCCTGAATTTTCTATTTCTACATCACTTTTAAGTTATGGGTTTCTTTCAATTTTCAGCTATTTCTTTGATTTGGGTTTCCTTTTTCCTGTTCAAAATACTAGGGTTTTCCATTATCTTTAGTTCACAAGAAACTGAAAACCCCCCTTTATACACTTGTCTGAAATTACACAAAAAGGAGCAAAGTTTATTAAGAAATCAGCAATTTTTATCTGTTTATGGTTGAATCTTGACTCATACATCATTACAAATGTTTCAATTTTACCCAAAGTATCAAGCCTAGGGTTATCTGGGGTGGGAGGTTGCCTTACAAACATAATTTTAGGTCAAGTATGAGGTAAGGTAAGGGAAGGTATTGATTTAGTCCTAATACTAGTAGTCCATGATGGACACGCCACTACCCACTAGGAGAGGCATGAATCATTCCTTCCACACCATTTCAAGAATCTTTCTTTCGCTTTCCCACCATTATAAAAAACCGTAATTTATATCTCATTATTATTCCCATCTTTTCTATCTCTATCTCTTTGGTTTAGTTTATTTCTGTTGACTTGTTAAATTGCAGGGTCGGAGTTTGTAGATTGTTGGAAAAATGGATCAACAGGTGTTGATTGCTCTTGCTCTTTCTATGCTTGGTGGATTGAGTACTTCGTTAGGTGCGCTTGTTGTGATCCTTAATGATGCCCCCAATTTGAAGATGCTTGGGCTTTTACAGGGGTTTGCCGCGGGTCTTATGCTGAGTATTTCGTTTCTTGATTTGGCGCATAATGCGATAAATTCGATTGGTTTCTTGAAAGGAAATGTTTGGTTTTTCGGTGGTGTTATTTTCTTTGCGATTGTGTCTAGTTTTATTCCGGAACCTACTCTTGCTCCGGCTGTGGATTCAAAAAGCAAAAAGAAGGGTGGTGATGCAGGGGGTAAAGATACGTTGAAAAAGCATCGCCGACAAGTTCTGTTCAGTGGGATTATTACTGCGATTGGTATTAGCTTGCATAATTTCCCTGAAGGAATGGCGGTCTTCCTTGGATCAATGAAGGGACTTCGAGTTGGTATCAACTTGGCTTTTGCTATTGCTTTGCATAACATTCCTGAGGGTGTTGCTGTTGCACTTCCTGTCTATTTTGCAACACAGAGCAAATGGCAAGCATTCAAGCTGGCAACTCTTTCTGGTCTTGCCGAGCCCCTTGGTGTGATTATTGTAGCTTATCTATTTCCAAGCAGTCTAAACCCTGAAATTCTCGAGGGATTGCTAGGAGGAGTTGGTGGAGTTATGGCTTTTCTGACGTTACATGAAATGCTCCCCTTGGCGTTTGATTATGCAGGTCCAAAGCAAGCTGTCAAGGCTGTATTTTTGGGAATGGCTTTTATGTCTGCAAGCCTGTATTTCCTTGAGATCAGCTTGCCCAAGGATATAAGCTTGTAAAGATGCACAGACTCTTCGTTGACTGATTAGCACTCAACTGACTAGAGTTAATTATGAGCCATATTCATGTATATCTCATTCTGCGTACTGCTGTTAATCCGAAATGATGTTATAAATTTTAAGGCTATAATAGGCTTGTAAATTTGACTGCAGTTCTCTTTATATTGCTTCAGTAATTTCCATTCATCCTGTAAATTTGTTACAACTTTTAAGCTCTGAAATTTGGATTTTGCACTTTGGCAAGATTTGCATATCATGTTTTAACCCCGTCCAGGCTTTGGTCTAAGTGGTCCTCCGACACCCAGCTGAGCTCATCAGCCTGGACATTCAGTTCGACTGAAAAACATGACTGGTACTGGTCCTTTTTCCAGGCATTATCACTCCCTGAAATTTTTGTTTTGGTGCGCATTTCTCTGCACGAAGCTTGATCAAATAGtctgtaaatattttatttttgtttgtcaaTGGTGTTCCTCTAGATTTGGTACGAGGTTATATATCCTTCATAATCAATAGGCAACATCAACTATTTACAGTTTATGACATTCAGACTCGAAGTCTGACTCATGTATCCAAATATTTTTCAGCTTAGAACTCAGAAGTGTAGAATCAGATTGAGAGCGATCGTAATTATACGAGTCAGACCCACAGGTGAGTTGGGTGAGTCAGAAAGAACAGTTAGCCTCCCCCACACTGAAATACAATTGGGTGATTTTTTTTCTTAGCAAATCCGACTAAAGGCTACTCAAAATTTGGACCATTTCTCGATTTGTGTGTCATTCATGTGCCGTGGACATGTTAATCTTCTTTCATCCTACGAAAGTTTTTCTAAGTTTATTATTCTTGGTTTGGTCAAGGCGGTGGTTCATCCCCGAACTTTCTATCCAACACTAGAATATAAATTTCAATtatgaatagataaatataaGTTTCATTAAACATGGTTCGGTGTTTTTTCATAATATTAATACAAGGTAAAATGCTAACAAACAGCTCTTTGAACAACTTAAACCAAGAGTGTGCAGAATTACTGCAAAATATGTCCAGGAGATCCAAATAAgctatttttcttctctttttttttttctttaaatcagTCTCTCTAATAATCTTAAATACATTTTCTTAATCAACTATGCTCGAGAGGTCCAAATaagtcatttttcttttctttttcccctTAACTCGGTTTCTCTATCAATAATCTTAAATACCTTTCTTAATCAACTATGATTGTTAGTAGTTAAAATTTGATGCCACTTAATATGTTTCTCCAGATGGAATTTACTTAACTGAGTACATTAACTTCTGCCTCTTTCTTCTCcaattcatttatttatttatttatttttgatgtaTCCAATTCACTTATTTCACTTTACATGATTTTGGGCTTTGCAGGAAGGCATTTTGAGCGTTTGGTTGGAACTCTAAATCGAATCATGTGTTTTGGGATGACATTTGTGTctgtaaaccaaaataaaacatatGTCCCCATCCAAGACCTCTTGCTGGTTTAGGTTGACACTTGTGTCTGTAAACCAAAAGGAGACATGTCCCCATCCAACACCTCTTGCTGGTTTAGGTTGCACCTTGTGTGTTGTAATTTAGCTGAAACAATCACATTGTGGAATGATATTTCATGGAggtaggatccatggacactcttaaatggataaggttagaTAAGATTTGCGTCATTTTTTCCGCAAAATCCAAACGataatgaatttaagtgtaataatattttgatgatatgttcctatTATAATattctacattcctacaaaaaaaaaatgaacgcaattcgagatagcaaacctcaccatctaccaatcttaattttaaccattaaatttgaacggctgatattcaaaggggtagatggtcgttttatacatctcaaattgtgttcattttttgtaggaatgtagagtcttataagagaaacatatcatcaaaatattacacttaaattcattatCGTTTAGATTTTGCGGAAAAAATGGCGCAAATCTTATCTGACCATGTCTATCTAAAAGTGTCCATGGATTCTCCATCTTTTTTAtgtgcaacaaaaaaaaagatattttgctaatttttccgtgtattttttttttttttttgcactcaTTTCTTTCCATCCTGGTTCTACACCTGCCTCTCCTTATACAATGTGTGCTATTTCGCACATTCTAAGATATATGTCGTATGCCTTTATTGTGATTAAAGAATTATTATGCTTGTTACTGTACATGAGCGATTAGTTAGGATAATTGAAGCTTGTTTAAGCTTTACTGTGCTCAAAGTTGTCGCGAAAATGGGAGCAAGCACTAATTTAATAGCAATAAGCCACATGCAGCATGCATATGTTGTTTAAACTGAAAAAAAGAAGTTTGGACATCGTTAATATTATTTAATCATATGCATCAATCATTCTTCATTTTCTGACATTTGGGAAATACACTAAATTTGGGTTAGTTCCAGATGTATTTGATTTGGTCAGATTTTGTTTCTTTGTCGCCCACCACCGTGGTAGCGATCATCTACCACCCACGAGTGACAGATTCAGGTGAGTTCGGGGAGTGAGTTGGGGGAGTCGAGAAATAACAAGTAGCCT encodes:
- the LOC113350375 gene encoding inter alpha-trypsin inhibitor, heavy chain 4-like isoform X4, whose product is MDTGKLVKSHRGGFLTPEMFAITIPQVEGGSNISVKINWSQKLSFTSGQFSLTIPFKFPEFVTPPVKGNSKIEKITLNVESGAEAEVLGLKVSHPLKIVRKQVGRLECSYEADVSTWSQNKFRFSYAISCTAVSTSDILGGLLLYSPSKQDLDKREMFCFYLYPGHNQSKKVFRKEVVFLIDISGSMQGRPLESVKDALFAALRNLNQEDSFSLIALSGETFLFSSTLQLATTETVEKATLWIQTNFVAAGGTNILLPLSQAMEMLSNIFDSDSISHIFLITDGSVENEKHICELIRNQVAAKGSRFPRISTFGIGIHCNHYFLQMLALISKGHYGAALHPDHIEIQFQRLFTTASSTVLANIVVDELNHLDAIEVYPRYIPDLSSGNPLIVSGRYKGEFPDSLKISGFLSDVSNFTINLKPQRAKGIIALERVVAKKQIDLLTAQAWLSQSKELEEKVAQISIQSSVPSEYTRMILCQTEREIQAFESVGLQEVHRVNLEKLVDSKGRKIILLRSLGYGFGSIKATAENVFPRFGDPLFPDSASDPITKAASTFCAQYCHCCCCMCLIRTCSHVNNQCAVVLSQFITALTCFGCLECCVDLCCDF